The following proteins are encoded in a genomic region of Acidobacteriota bacterium:
- a CDS encoding ABC transporter permease, translated as MKPWDLVKLANRNLFRNKLRTFLTVAAIFVGSFTLTMTNGIGDGLRSYVESQVKNIEGDTVVFVRRKIERPEGAPRGDAPPEYKDETSTPATAEIDPTAALVTLAQMESVLKDVPDVKTVTPRYEINGEYITLDGQKKFELELGMISQGVSQKVEAGKTISGPGQIVIPIGLAKELDADFANLIGKTATIGYKASDRQMRTLSLRIVGVATKGFMTMTNSFVDSQTAASIYAAQRDPSEAGKFFSFSVQLSSADQAKIVAVKKKLDEKGFSAETIADQQKRTYDAIGIFKIGMSLVAFIALLAASFGIINTLVIAVLERTKEIGLQKALGMGRGKIFAVFSLESVLIGFWGALLGIVGGIIVGLVANQVLMRAYAASFEGYTLFVFTVPSIILVMLIVCSIAFVAGVMPAIRASRLNPIESLRYE; from the coding sequence ATGAAACCGTGGGATCTCGTAAAACTTGCCAACCGCAATCTGTTTCGCAACAAACTGCGCACATTCCTTACGGTCGCTGCTATCTTCGTCGGCTCGTTTACATTGACCATGACCAACGGCATCGGCGACGGCCTCAGAAGCTATGTCGAGAGCCAGGTCAAAAATATCGAAGGCGACACAGTGGTCTTTGTCCGACGAAAGATCGAACGCCCGGAGGGTGCTCCCCGCGGCGACGCTCCCCCGGAATATAAGGATGAAACATCAACGCCGGCAACCGCTGAGATCGACCCGACGGCCGCGTTGGTGACCCTTGCGCAAATGGAATCCGTGCTCAAGGATGTACCAGATGTAAAGACAGTTACGCCTCGTTACGAGATCAATGGCGAGTACATCACGCTCGACGGCCAGAAGAAATTCGAGCTCGAGCTCGGTATGATCTCGCAAGGGGTCTCACAAAAGGTCGAAGCCGGCAAGACCATCAGCGGCCCAGGCCAGATCGTGATCCCGATCGGACTGGCAAAGGAGCTCGACGCTGATTTTGCGAACCTTATCGGCAAAACAGCGACGATCGGCTACAAAGCTTCGGACCGGCAGATGCGAACCCTATCGCTCCGTATCGTCGGAGTCGCGACCAAGGGCTTTATGACGATGACCAACTCGTTCGTCGATTCGCAGACCGCCGCTTCAATTTATGCCGCTCAACGCGATCCGTCAGAGGCCGGTAAATTTTTCAGCTTTTCGGTCCAACTCTCATCTGCCGATCAGGCAAAGATCGTTGCGGTAAAGAAAAAGCTCGATGAAAAGGGATTCTCGGCCGAGACGATCGCAGATCAGCAAAAGCGTACTTACGACGCGATCGGCATCTTTAAGATCGGAATGAGCCTGGTCGCGTTCATCGCTCTGCTCGCGGCTTCGTTCGGTATCATCAACACGCTCGTCATCGCCGTACTCGAACGCACCAAGGAGATCGGCCTGCAGAAAGCCCTCGGTATGGGCCGCGGCAAGATCTTTGCGGTCTTTTCGCTTGAATCGGTACTGATCGGCTTCTGGGGTGCTTTGCTCGGCATCGTCGGTGGGATCATTGTCGGCCTTGTCGCCAATCAGGTCCTCATGCGGGCCTACGCGGCTTCCTTCGAGGGCTATACTCTATTCGTTTTTACCGTCCCGTCGATCATTTTGGTAATGTTGATCGTTTGTTCGATCGCCTTTGTCGCCGGCGTGATGCCTGCCATACGGGCAAGCCGGCTGAACCCGATAGAGTCTCTCCGTTATGAATGA
- a CDS encoding DUF3800 domain-containing protein — protein sequence MEATHLFFIDDSGTKEYAYAPNTYNLSGSGVSNYFVFCGILVPMKMAGVLASEVIKLKEKYFNDPSVEIKSHWLRRPEQRQIRYIDKYGVTEAQIAGFTIEIYDLISASELELIASVVDKPQMEEDYPSPWYPPAVAYETLLMRVVCALREDENVNVIIDDTSGATPKGNKFKDNLRNHHAKLRKHGSQLRRSLNFKVLNTQKFVNSQTSHLVQLADLCAFNVHKQFQLYGNEWEDGSVSTLPMYEYFEKIESKFRHNDRGRIQGFGIVKMPARKQLGWTLDKK from the coding sequence ATGGAAGCTACTCATTTATTCTTTATCGACGATTCCGGCACTAAAGAGTATGCCTATGCACCAAATACCTACAATTTGAGTGGGTCAGGGGTATCGAATTATTTTGTGTTCTGTGGAATTCTAGTTCCGATGAAAATGGCGGGCGTCTTGGCGAGTGAAGTTATCAAGCTAAAAGAGAAATATTTTAATGATCCGAGCGTCGAAATTAAATCGCATTGGCTGCGGCGTCCAGAACAAAGGCAAATTCGTTACATCGACAAATACGGAGTTACCGAAGCCCAAATAGCGGGTTTTACGATTGAAATCTATGATCTGATTTCTGCTTCCGAACTGGAACTGATTGCATCGGTCGTTGATAAGCCGCAGATGGAAGAAGACTATCCAAGTCCGTGGTACCCGCCGGCAGTCGCATATGAGACTTTATTGATGAGGGTTGTGTGTGCATTAAGGGAGGATGAGAACGTAAATGTGATTATAGACGATACCTCGGGTGCCACGCCGAAAGGTAATAAGTTTAAAGATAACTTGCGAAATCATCATGCAAAACTCCGTAAGCACGGTAGTCAGTTGCGACGTTCTCTTAACTTTAAGGTGTTGAATACGCAGAAGTTCGTAAATTCTCAAACATCCCACTTGGTACAATTAGCGGATCTTTGTGCATTCAACGTCCATAAGCAATTTCAGCTATACGGTAACGAGTGGGAGGATGGTTCGGTTAGCACTCTTCCAATGTATGAATACTTTGAAAAAATAGAGAGTAAATTTCGGCACAATGATCGAGGAAGAATCCAAGGCTTTGGGATTGTTAAGATGCCGGCTCGTAAGCAGTTGGGGTGGACGCTTGATAAAAAGTAA
- a CDS encoding DUF445 family protein: METLQEITNSLLPIFKNIWVQIGLLVVFATLHGYAGAWLAVRMLFRPRNPVKLLGITIFPQGMIPRHRDRLANAIGKAVGQELVSQDTIIEQLTGKDFLRRKIQNVVDSYTNELLAEDYPSLIEALPKNVREPVLDAIAALQNKLAEHITNVLKSEESLSAIRGFVTRRVDDVLGKRVSEIVDDETFAKITVFLDERIKTAVKAKVFEDNIRDFIGRRIDDLVNSETPLGKMFTDDAVALLKEKANEQIKPAIKQIADIAATEKTRDQISSLIKREVHVYYENLSFFKKIFVSREMLLNEVDALVSESLPKRIEETLNGTYFAEEARSFISSSIDNALSKPLPVVIGAVAPDQLLRLKDQVTKSVLSLLQSEETTAGVTKYLTAMLEKLRPHSIDAILQMVHSESEEKLKSMLANGLLEIISRDETSNIINEMLAAQIDRLLSAPIGKIGDHIDETKIKEASTSLTDAIIAAVHAKLPEAVAEFDVGGMVREKIHNYPPEKLEALVMSVAKEHLRTIELFGALFGFFIGLLQAIQFYLYAK; encoded by the coding sequence ATGGAAACACTACAGGAAATTACAAACTCTCTTCTACCCATTTTCAAGAATATATGGGTACAGATCGGCCTGTTGGTCGTATTCGCGACACTGCACGGATATGCCGGAGCTTGGCTTGCTGTGAGGATGCTCTTTCGGCCGCGAAATCCGGTCAAATTGTTGGGCATTACGATATTTCCGCAAGGGATGATCCCGCGTCACCGCGACCGCCTGGCAAACGCGATAGGAAAGGCTGTCGGCCAGGAACTCGTCTCTCAAGACACGATCATCGAGCAACTCACCGGTAAGGACTTCCTGCGGCGGAAGATCCAGAACGTCGTCGATTCGTACACTAATGAACTCCTCGCCGAAGACTATCCTTCGCTGATCGAGGCATTGCCCAAGAATGTCCGCGAACCGGTACTTGATGCTATCGCCGCTCTGCAAAATAAGCTCGCCGAACATATAACCAACGTTCTAAAGAGTGAAGAATCCCTCTCGGCTATCCGCGGTTTTGTGACACGACGCGTTGACGATGTGTTGGGAAAACGCGTTTCTGAGATCGTCGATGACGAAACATTCGCTAAGATCACCGTCTTTCTCGACGAGCGGATCAAGACAGCGGTGAAAGCAAAAGTGTTCGAAGACAACATCCGCGATTTCATCGGCCGACGTATCGACGATCTTGTAAATTCCGAGACGCCGCTTGGCAAGATGTTCACCGACGATGCCGTCGCATTGCTCAAGGAGAAAGCCAACGAGCAGATCAAACCTGCGATCAAACAGATCGCCGATATCGCCGCAACTGAAAAAACACGCGACCAGATCAGTTCGCTGATCAAACGTGAGGTTCATGTCTACTACGAAAATCTGTCGTTCTTCAAGAAGATATTCGTCTCCCGCGAAATGCTGCTTAACGAGGTCGACGCTCTCGTAAGCGAGAGCCTGCCGAAACGTATAGAAGAAACGCTGAACGGCACATATTTTGCCGAAGAGGCCCGTTCTTTTATCAGTTCGAGTATCGACAACGCCCTGTCGAAACCTTTGCCCGTTGTCATCGGGGCCGTTGCTCCTGACCAGCTTTTACGGCTAAAAGATCAAGTCACCAAGTCTGTACTGAGTTTGCTCCAGAGCGAAGAGACGACCGCCGGTGTTACAAAATACCTGACGGCGATGCTCGAAAAGCTGCGGCCGCACAGCATCGATGCCATTCTCCAGATGGTCCATTCCGAGTCTGAAGAAAAGCTCAAATCGATGCTCGCTAACGGGTTGCTCGAGATCATCAGCCGCGACGAAACGTCAAATATCATCAACGAGATGCTAGCCGCTCAGATCGACCGGCTTCTGTCTGCGCCGATAGGAAAGATCGGCGACCATATCGACGAAACAAAGATCAAAGAAGCCAGCACCTCGCTGACCGACGCCATCATCGCTGCCGTACACGCCAAACTGCCCGAGGCGGTCGCAGAATTCGACGTCGGCGGCATGGTACGCGAAAAGATACACAATTATCCGCCCGAAAAGCTCGAGGCACTGGTTATGTCGGTGGCAAAAGAACACCTCCGGACGATCGAACTATTCGGAGCTTTGTTCGGTTTCTTTATCGGCTTGCTGCAGGCGATACAATTTTATCTCTACGCGAAATAA
- a CDS encoding ABC transporter ATP-binding protein — MSEYTHHQAINHIAENEFGDTPSLIVRMNNGICNAVYSASVCGRDLIFRLNTEPRYMLGSHDHIPLFRSKGIHVPEIVAEDLTMSTLSIAYQVQTQIPGNDIGNVIATLKDDELHSIAADVANVFKQLSDVPNNGKFGVLWGDDRDLVDSWSAEVARVTNVVLDWGRMTGVLDGNIENTLAWINSEFNGYFDRVRPLTYFGDISSNNVMIFEGRFAGLVDLDSLAQGDPLEAVGRIKASWYGTPYGKVYSDAAMDSLSLTASQRQIVTMYALLDRAFRTLENGVKFNQTTDRTVDREREAADKKAVAGLLAELKSSLQPAAIKTAENMTAAEGVSVEPARITDPAPRSPTPEVVSTFTELPAETRVNDLHAEAVSVPSQQKIMLEASGLSKTYTSDGVDFDALKNVDLRIHKGDCIAIVGKSGSGKSTLMHLLACLDAPTEGYVFVDDDETSAMSETERNLLRNEKFGFVFQQFFLNGRDTVFENVVLPMRIRGASDFDMITDADEALASVGLSDKTEKKAKDLSGGEKQRVCIARAIVGKPQVIFADEPTGNLDSNTGAAVEKMLFDLNREKGITLVIVTHDPDLADRCGRIVEMKDGRIIAERRGEASS; from the coding sequence ATGTCCGAATACACTCATCATCAGGCGATCAACCATATCGCCGAAAATGAGTTCGGCGACACGCCGAGCCTGATCGTGCGGATGAACAACGGGATCTGCAACGCAGTCTATTCGGCATCGGTTTGCGGACGCGACCTCATATTCAGGCTCAATACCGAGCCGCGGTATATGCTCGGCTCGCACGATCACATTCCGCTTTTCCGGTCCAAAGGCATCCATGTGCCCGAGATCGTCGCCGAAGATCTGACAATGTCGACTCTGTCTATCGCCTACCAGGTCCAAACTCAAATTCCGGGAAATGATATTGGTAACGTCATCGCAACGTTGAAAGATGATGAACTGCATAGCATCGCGGCCGACGTAGCCAACGTTTTCAAGCAACTGAGCGATGTGCCGAACAATGGAAAGTTCGGTGTTCTGTGGGGCGACGACCGAGATCTTGTTGATTCTTGGTCGGCAGAGGTTGCCCGCGTGACAAATGTCGTCCTCGATTGGGGACGCATGACTGGCGTTCTCGACGGAAATATCGAAAATACGCTCGCGTGGATCAATTCCGAATTCAATGGCTATTTTGATAGGGTCCGGCCGCTGACATATTTTGGCGATATTTCGTCAAATAATGTGATGATCTTCGAGGGTAGATTCGCCGGTCTCGTCGACCTCGACAGCCTCGCTCAGGGCGACCCACTCGAGGCCGTCGGACGCATCAAGGCAAGCTGGTACGGAACACCCTACGGCAAGGTCTATTCGGATGCGGCCATGGATTCACTCAGCCTGACCGCTTCGCAGCGGCAGATCGTGACAATGTACGCTTTGCTCGATCGTGCTTTCCGGACACTCGAAAACGGCGTTAAATTCAATCAAACCACCGACCGAACCGTCGACCGAGAGCGTGAGGCAGCTGACAAAAAGGCTGTAGCCGGACTTTTGGCAGAATTGAAAAGCAGTTTGCAGCCGGCGGCCATAAAAACTGCCGAAAATATGACTGCCGCAGAAGGCGTCTCAGTCGAACCGGCCCGGATCACGGATCCGGCACCGCGATCGCCAACGCCGGAAGTTGTTTCGACTTTTACCGAACTTCCCGCAGAAACGCGCGTAAATGACTTGCATGCGGAAGCAGTTTCTGTGCCTTCGCAGCAAAAAATTATGCTCGAGGCCAGCGGACTTTCTAAAACTTACACGAGCGACGGCGTCGATTTTGATGCTCTCAAAAATGTCGATCTGCGTATTCACAAGGGTGATTGCATCGCCATCGTCGGCAAATCCGGCAGCGGCAAATCGACGCTGATGCATCTGCTCGCCTGTCTTGATGCACCGACCGAAGGCTATGTCTTTGTCGACGACGATGAGACCTCGGCCATGTCCGAAACGGAAAGGAATCTGCTCCGCAACGAAAAGTTCGGGTTTGTCTTTCAGCAGTTCTTTCTGAACGGTCGCGATACAGTGTTCGAAAATGTCGTTCTCCCAATGCGTATTCGCGGAGCATCGGATTTTGACATGATAACTGACGCCGACGAGGCCCTTGCTTCCGTCGGCCTTTCGGATAAGACCGAAAAAAAGGCCAAGGACCTCTCCGGCGGCGAAAAACAGCGTGTCTGTATCGCACGTGCCATCGTTGGAAAGCCGCAGGTGATATTTGCTGACGAACCGACGGGCAATCTCGATTCGAACACCGGTGCAGCTGTCGAAAAAATGCTCTTTGACCTCAATCGTGAAAAAGGCATCACGCTCGTCATCGTAACGCACGATCCGGATCTGGCGGATCGTTGCGGCCGTATAGTCGAAATGAAGGACGGCAGGATCATCGCCGAGCGCAGAGGGGAGGCAAGCAGCTAA
- a CDS encoding nuclear transport factor 2 family protein — protein sequence MKRYFLLLVMIAAGAFSIQAQTSPDAPELTRMLNEFLAGAGRNDAAVHDRFWAEDLIYTRGVGVRIGKAELMKGVRAAPASKPGDPVTVYSAEDVRVQQYGNAAVVAFKLVGNTTNADGSKSTSNHLNTGTFITRKGKWQVVAWQATPVPKPAPEIKTSSGTTIPVPLATSAVDPTPARSAATSLTYLKGSRGGCYYLNAGGNKVYVDRTLCK from the coding sequence ATGAAACGATATTTTCTTCTGCTCGTCATGATCGCCGCTGGAGCATTCTCGATCCAAGCCCAAACGTCACCCGATGCCCCGGAACTTACCCGGATGCTCAACGAATTCCTCGCCGGTGCCGGGCGAAATGACGCGGCGGTCCATGACAGATTCTGGGCCGAAGATCTTATATATACTCGCGGTGTCGGTGTCCGCATCGGCAAAGCAGAACTGATGAAAGGCGTTCGAGCGGCCCCGGCATCAAAGCCCGGCGATCCTGTCACCGTATATTCGGCCGAGGACGTTCGCGTCCAGCAATACGGCAATGCCGCCGTCGTCGCGTTCAAGCTCGTCGGAAATACGACAAACGCTGACGGCTCCAAGTCGACCTCAAATCATCTCAATACGGGCACGTTCATAACACGAAAAGGTAAATGGCAGGTCGTCGCCTGGCAAGCCACGCCCGTTCCAAAGCCTGCGCCGGAAATAAAAACGTCGTCAGGGACCACCATTCCTGTCCCGCTTGCAACGTCGGCTGTTGACCCAACGCCCGCTAGATCTGCCGCAACCTCACTCACCTATCTTAAAGGTTCACGAGGCGGCTGCTACTACTTAAATGCCGGTGGCAACAAAGTTTATGTCGACCGTACGTTGTGCAAATAG
- the dnaN gene encoding DNA polymerase III subunit beta has protein sequence MEFTIKQSVLKEELGFIQGVVERKTTIPVLANILIESIGEGEIRIVGTDLDVTIRCDAEAVIARPGSMCIQARKLFDIVRALESGEVHFKKEDNEWVTMKCGRANFRLAGVSREQFPEIPSFKSTPMKLPAAVFNYFIQNTAFAITNEVSRFTLSGAKFIVADGSAKMITTDGHRLAYIEKKLTSSSETDAMETLIPKKALLELAKVSRDTSSDISFGEDTNHLYFEMEGRLLISRKLSGQFPNYEMVMPKDNDKCAIFDLDEMRAAVRRVSLMADERNRSIRVTVREGEIELSAKSSEEGEGIEAVQAEYAGDEFQLGFNWQYLLEFLNNAGSLHSSNDAVTTDAISSPNDDEPTIGTRADATATAAATAPAKDSGRAPLRIAFEFKDANAQTQMSIHGDSTYDYKYIVMPLRI, from the coding sequence ATGGAATTCACGATCAAACAGAGCGTATTAAAAGAAGAATTGGGCTTTATCCAGGGCGTTGTCGAGCGCAAGACGACGATCCCGGTGCTAGCAAACATCCTGATCGAATCGATCGGCGAGGGCGAGATCCGCATCGTCGGTACCGATCTCGATGTGACGATCCGCTGCGATGCCGAGGCGGTCATCGCCCGGCCTGGCTCGATGTGCATCCAGGCCCGCAAACTGTTTGATATCGTCCGAGCACTTGAGAGCGGCGAAGTGCATTTCAAAAAAGAGGACAACGAATGGGTGACGATGAAATGCGGCCGTGCCAATTTTCGCCTCGCCGGCGTCAGCCGCGAACAGTTCCCCGAGATCCCTTCGTTCAAATCGACGCCGATGAAGCTGCCGGCCGCCGTTTTCAATTATTTTATCCAGAACACGGCCTTTGCCATCACCAACGAGGTTTCGCGGTTCACGCTCTCGGGTGCCAAATTCATCGTCGCCGACGGCTCGGCCAAGATGATCACGACCGACGGCCACCGCCTCGCCTATATCGAGAAAAAACTCACGTCCTCGAGCGAGACCGACGCGATGGAAACGCTGATCCCGAAAAAGGCATTGCTCGAGCTAGCCAAGGTGTCACGCGACACGTCGAGCGATATCAGCTTTGGCGAGGACACAAATCACCTCTATTTCGAGATGGAAGGCCGCCTGCTGATCAGCCGCAAACTATCGGGGCAGTTCCCTAATTACGAGATGGTCATGCCCAAGGACAACGACAAATGTGCCATCTTTGACCTCGACGAAATGCGTGCCGCGGTCCGCCGCGTCAGCCTCATGGCGGACGAACGCAACCGCTCGATCCGCGTCACCGTTCGCGAAGGCGAGATCGAACTGAGCGCCAAATCGAGCGAAGAAGGCGAAGGCATCGAGGCCGTCCAGGCCGAATACGCCGGCGACGAGTTCCAGCTCGGTTTCAACTGGCAGTACCTGCTCGAATTCCTAAACAACGCCGGCTCGCTCCACAGCTCGAACGACGCCGTCACCACCGACGCTATCTCGTCCCCCAATGATGACGAACCAACCATCGGAACCCGAGCCGACGCGACTGCAACTGCCGCTGCAACTGCCCCCGCGAAGGACAGCGGCCGTGCCCCGCTCCGGATCGCCTTCGAATTCAAAGACGCCAACGCCCAGACCCAAATGTCCATCCACGGCGACTCAACCTACGACTACAAATACATAGTCATGCCGCTGCGGATATGA
- a CDS encoding DUF2807 domain-containing protein — protein sequence MKKVGFLFFLAALVIGLVVANTFSFGRASTDFVKFSVNFGSARGSGNIVTEKREVSGFKSVDVGGVFQVEIVAQKEFGVEVEADDNLIGLIQTRVDGDTLRIESDKRLKSSSPIKIRISAPKIDGLQVSGAANVTANGLKSESLKIESSGGSRVTVAGEAVKLTVESSGGARVNAGGLSTVDANIEGSGGSSVEVSVTGDLRSDISGGARVTYSGTPANIVTNKSGGARVSQK from the coding sequence ATGAAAAAAGTTGGTTTCTTGTTCTTTTTAGCGGCACTCGTCATCGGGCTTGTGGTCGCAAATACGTTCTCCTTTGGGCGTGCCAGCACCGATTTTGTTAAATTTTCGGTGAATTTCGGTTCGGCTCGCGGTTCGGGCAATATCGTTACGGAAAAGCGTGAGGTCAGCGGATTCAAGTCGGTCGATGTCGGCGGTGTTTTTCAGGTCGAGATCGTTGCTCAAAAGGAATTCGGCGTCGAGGTCGAAGCCGACGACAATCTGATCGGCCTCATCCAAACCAGAGTCGATGGCGATACGCTGCGTATCGAATCAGACAAACGACTCAAATCCAGTTCGCCGATCAAGATCCGTATCTCTGCTCCTAAGATCGATGGCCTGCAGGTCTCGGGTGCCGCGAACGTAACGGCAAACGGCCTCAAGAGCGAATCGCTTAAGATCGAATCGTCGGGCGGCTCGCGAGTGACGGTTGCTGGCGAAGCCGTCAAACTGACGGTCGAATCGAGCGGAGGTGCCCGTGTTAACGCCGGCGGACTTTCGACGGTCGATGCAAATATCGAGGGCAGCGGCGGCAGCAGTGTTGAGGTCAGCGTTACCGGCGATCTTCGCTCGGACATCTCGGGCGGAGCCCGTGTGACATACAGCGGAACACCTGCCAATATCGTCACCAACAAATCCGGCGGGGCACGCGTCTCGCAGAAGTAG
- a CDS encoding nuclease A inhibitor family protein: MKQTLKGLTKDLIYISETDAEIVPFVLGKAERVTAEDVIKQTGGPPNEPVAVVDTEAFFARLTAISDWFGPQETRQADRFKALKEYLDEELKDIKVFKVGKIRISIYVVGIDRQGRLSGVKTTAVET, translated from the coding sequence ATGAAACAGACACTCAAGGGACTCACAAAAGACTTGATCTACATCAGCGAGACGGATGCTGAGATCGTACCGTTCGTGCTCGGAAAAGCTGAGCGAGTAACCGCGGAAGACGTGATCAAACAAACTGGCGGACCGCCGAACGAACCGGTTGCGGTGGTCGACACGGAGGCATTCTTCGCCAGATTGACGGCGATCAGTGACTGGTTCGGTCCGCAGGAGACTCGTCAGGCCGATCGATTCAAAGCGCTTAAGGAATACCTTGATGAGGAACTCAAGGACATTAAGGTATTCAAGGTCGGCAAGATCCGTATATCGATCTACGTCGTCGGGATCGACCGGCAAGGCAGGCTTTCCGGTGTGAAGACGACGGCCGTTGAAACATAA
- the dnaA gene encoding chromosomal replication initiator protein DnaA, giving the protein MLAKTNVWDDVLELIGERLSRQVYDTWFRPISFLGTDDANKTVRISAGSYTKDWVCRYYSAILDQTLTDAGLDGYTIDWEIDEKAYEKHDDDTELIFETKQRTFSTPGVINYADVEGVDTSLNPKYTFEKFVVGSSNQFAHAAALGASEMPGTTYNPLFIYGGVGLGKTHLMHAIGHAIKARNSSLRVAYITSEKFMNELINAIRFDKTPAFRDKYRSIDVLLLDDVQFLAGKDRTQEEFFHTFNTLHNNQKQIVISSDCPPREIPTLQERLHSRFEWGLIADIEPPDLETKVAILKRKADLDGYELDDDIAMYIAGKIKSNVRELEGSLVRLVAIASLKGLPLSKMLAQQSMKNIIDAEHPHGMTMERIARAVASHYKMTVEEMKSKSNSRAVAVPRQVAMYLCKRLTRHSFPEIGREFGGKHHTTVMHSVDKISTLMTDDRVFHNAINELIDNLCN; this is encoded by the coding sequence ATCTTAGCAAAAACAAACGTATGGGACGATGTGCTTGAGCTGATCGGCGAACGCCTGAGCAGACAAGTATATGACACCTGGTTTCGGCCTATTTCGTTTCTCGGGACCGACGACGCGAACAAGACCGTTCGCATCTCCGCCGGCAGCTATACAAAAGATTGGGTCTGCCGTTACTATTCGGCGATCCTCGACCAGACGCTGACCGACGCCGGCCTCGACGGATACACCATCGATTGGGAGATCGACGAAAAGGCCTACGAAAAACATGATGACGACACCGAACTCATTTTCGAAACCAAACAGCGCACATTCTCAACGCCGGGCGTCATCAACTACGCGGACGTCGAGGGCGTGGACACGTCGCTCAATCCGAAATACACGTTTGAAAAGTTTGTCGTTGGATCATCCAACCAGTTTGCTCACGCTGCCGCTCTCGGGGCCTCAGAGATGCCCGGGACTACATACAACCCGTTATTCATCTATGGCGGGGTCGGTTTGGGTAAAACGCACCTGATGCACGCTATCGGCCACGCGATCAAAGCTCGAAACTCGAGCCTGCGTGTCGCCTACATCACCAGCGAAAAGTTCATGAACGAGCTGATCAACGCGATCCGCTTTGATAAAACGCCGGCGTTTCGCGACAAATACCGCTCGATCGACGTATTGCTGCTCGACGATGTCCAGTTCCTCGCCGGCAAGGACCGCACGCAGGAAGAGTTTTTTCACACATTCAACACTTTGCACAATAATCAAAAGCAGATCGTCATCTCGAGCGATTGTCCGCCGCGTGAGATACCGACGCTGCAGGAGCGTCTGCACTCGCGGTTCGAATGGGGACTGATCGCCGATATCGAACCGCCCGATCTCGAAACAAAGGTCGCCATTCTCAAACGAAAGGCAGATCTTGACGGTTACGAGCTCGACGACGACATCGCGATGTACATCGCCGGCAAGATCAAAAGCAACGTCCGCGAGCTTGAGGGTTCGCTGGTCCGTCTCGTCGCGATCGCGTCGTTAAAAGGATTGCCTTTGTCCAAGATGCTCGCCCAGCAATCGATGAAGAACATCATCGACGCCGAGCATCCGCATGGCATGACGATGGAACGCATCGCCCGTGCGGTCGCCTCGCACTACAAGATGACGGTCGAGGAAATGAAGTCAAAGAGCAACTCGCGGGCCGTCGCGGTACCACGGCAAGTGGCGATGTATCTGTGTAAAAGATTGACCAGGCACAGCTTCCCGGAGATCGGCCGCGAGTTTGGCGGCAAGCATCACACGACCGTAATGCACTCGGTCGATAAGATCTCGACGCTGATGACCGACGACCGCGTTTTCCACAACGCGATAAACGAGCTAATAGATAATCTTTGCAATTAG